The genomic DNA GGCAGCCAGGAGAGGCGCCCGGCCGGCACGTCCGGCTTGAGGAGGACGGAGAAGAACAGCCCCGAGCGGGCCGGTGCCGACCAGACCCGGTCCAGGCGGCCCCGTCCGGCGGTCTGCTCCTCGGCGACGAGGACGGCGCCCTCGGGGAGTCCGGCGGCGCGGGAGGCCAGGTCGGTGTTGGTGGAGCCGGTGGCGGGCACGAGATCCAGGGACGTCCACAGCGCGCCCGGCCGCAGCAGGGCCCGGCGCAGTGCGGGGGCGCCCAGCGGGGGCCGTTCGAGATCGCTCCAGCGGCTCGCCGGGCCTGTTCCTTGACCAAGGGGGGACGTCATGCAACCCAGCCTAGGTGTGGCAAAGACCGCACTGCCGAACGGCATCCCCGCCGATACTCTACGGGCCAGTAGCCGATGACCCCGTGACCACACCTGACCAGGCAGGGAGCCGCATCCCGATGTCCGAGCGTCAAGAGATCGACATCCACACGACCGCGGGGAAGCTCGCGGATCTGCAGCGCCGTATCGAGGAGGCGACGCACGCGGGTTCCGAGCGCGCCGTCGAGAAACAGCACGCCAAGGGCAAGCTGACCGCCCGCGAGCGGATCGCCCTCCTGCTGGACGAGGACTCCTTCGTGGAGCTGGACGAGTTCGCCAGGCACCGGTCCACCAACTTCGGCCTGGAGGCGAACCGCCCGTACGGCGACGGCGTCGTCACCGGCTACGGGACGGTCGACGGCCGGCCGGTAGCGGTCTTCTCGCAGGACTTCACGGTCTTCGGCGGCGCGCTGGGCGAGACGTTCGGCCAGAAGATCGTCAAGGTGATGGACTTCGCGCTGAAGACCGGCTGCCCGGTCGTCGGCATCAACGACTCCGGCGGCGCCCGCATCCAGGAGGGCGTCAGCGCGCTGGGCCTGTACGGCGAGATCTTCCGCCGCAACACCCACGCGTCCGGGGTGATCCCGCAGATCAGCCTGGTCGTCGGCCCCTGCGCGGGCGGCGCCGTCTACTCCCCGGCGATCACCGACTTCACGGTGATGGTCGACCGGACGTCGCACATGTTCATCACCGGCCCGGACGTCATCAAGACGGTGACCGGCGAGGACGTCGGCTTCGAGGAGCTGGGCGGCGCGCGGACGCACAACGCGACGTCGGGCGTGGCGCACCACATGGCGGCGGACGAGAGGGACGCCGTCGACTACGTGAAGTCGCTGCTGTCCTACCTGCCGTCCAACAACCTGTCGGAGCCCCCGGCCTTCCCGGAGGAGGCGGACCTCGCCGTCACCGACGACGACCGCGAGCTGGACGCGGTCGTCCCCGACTCCGCGAACCAGCCGTACGACATCCACACGGTCGTCGAGCACGTCCTGGACGACGGCGAGTTCCTGGAGACGCAGGGGATGTTCGCGCCGAACATCGTCACCGGCTTCGGCCGCGTCGAGGGCTTCCCGGTGGGCGTCGTCGCCAACCAGCCGATGCAGTTCGCGGGCTGCCTGGACATCAACGCGAGCGAGAAGGCCGCGCGTTTCGTCCGGACCTGCGACGCGTTCAACATCCCCGTCCTGACCTTCGTCGACGTCCCGGGCTTCCTGCCGGGCGTGGACCAGGAGTACGGCGGCATCATCCGGCGCGGCGCGAAGCTCATCTACGCGTACGCGGAGGCGACGGTCCCGCTGATCACCGTCATCACCCGCAAGGCGTTCGGCGGCGCGTACGACGTGATGGGCTCCAAGCACCTCGGCGCCGACCTGAACCTGGCGTGGCCGACCGCGCAGATCGCGGTGATGGGCGCCCAGGGCGCGGTGAACATCCTGCACCGCCGGACGATCGCGGAGGCC from Streptomyces sp. MRC013 includes the following:
- a CDS encoding acyl-CoA carboxylase subunit beta, with protein sequence MSERQEIDIHTTAGKLADLQRRIEEATHAGSERAVEKQHAKGKLTARERIALLLDEDSFVELDEFARHRSTNFGLEANRPYGDGVVTGYGTVDGRPVAVFSQDFTVFGGALGETFGQKIVKVMDFALKTGCPVVGINDSGGARIQEGVSALGLYGEIFRRNTHASGVIPQISLVVGPCAGGAVYSPAITDFTVMVDRTSHMFITGPDVIKTVTGEDVGFEELGGARTHNATSGVAHHMAADERDAVDYVKSLLSYLPSNNLSEPPAFPEEADLAVTDDDRELDAVVPDSANQPYDIHTVVEHVLDDGEFLETQGMFAPNIVTGFGRVEGFPVGVVANQPMQFAGCLDINASEKAARFVRTCDAFNIPVLTFVDVPGFLPGVDQEYGGIIRRGAKLIYAYAEATVPLITVITRKAFGGAYDVMGSKHLGADLNLAWPTAQIAVMGAQGAVNILHRRTIAEAPEEEREALRARLIQEYEDTLLNPYTAAERGYVDAVIMPSETRSQIVRGLRQLRTKRENLPPKKHGNIPL